A window of Methylocaldum szegediense genomic DNA:
GGCAGATCGTCTCGGCGCTCGCGCAGTGGGGGCAGCAGAATCGGGAATACGTTCAGGCGGTAATAGAGATCCGGTCTGAAGCTTCCTTCTTTGGCGCGCTTGGCGATGTCGCGGTTGGTAGCGGCGAGAACGCGCACATCCACTTTGCGCGTTTCGGTGCTTCCCACCCGCTCAAATTCGCCTTCCTGAAGCACTCGAAGAAGCTTGGCTTGGAGGTCCAGGGGGAGTTCACCGATCTCGTCGAGAAAGAGCGTTCCCTGATCGGCCAATTCGAAGCGGCCGAGTTTCCGTTCTATGGCGCCAGTGAACGCCCCTTTTTCGTGTCCGAACAGTTCGCTTTCCACCAAGTCCTTGGGGATGGCGGCGCAATTGAGTTTGACCAGGACTTTGTCCCTACGACGACTAAGGGCGTGCACCGCCCGCGCCACGACTTCCTTGCCGGTGCCGGTCTCGCCTAGGATCAGAACAGTGGCGTCGGTAGGCGCTACCTGCTGAATTCGATCCACCACCCGGCGCATGACCGGCGATTGCGCGACGAAATCCTCGGCAGCCTGAGAGGCTCGCAATTCCTCTGCGAGGTAGAGATTGATGCCGCATAATCTTTGATGCTCGGCCTCTGCCCGTTGACGCTCTTCAACGTCGCGGAGGATCACGGTGTACAGACCCTGACCGTTGACATCGGCGTAGGAGAAGGTGGCTTCTACCGGAAAGGACGTGCCGTCGGCACGTACGGCACAATGGCCTGGGGGAACCCATACCGGCGCTTTATCCTCGACGCACATGTACTGGCGGAGCAGCTGACACAGTCCGTCGGAGAGAAACCGGCAGCAGGATCCACCGATGGCATCGCTGCTCTGACAGCGGAAGACCCGCTCTGCAGCGCGGTTGAAGAGGACTATGGCTCCTGCCTCATCAAAGGTGACGATGGCATCCATCGCGTTATCGATGATGCTGAAAAGACGCATTTCGTTTTCCTGTAATCGGGCCTCGAGGCGCTTCAAGGTAAGCTGAGTGGTGATACGGCCCAGCACTTCTTCCTGTTGAAAAGGCTTGGTGACGAAGTCGACCGCACCCAGCACGAAGCCTTTGACCTTGTCCACCGTTTCCGTCAGCGCGCTCATGAAGATGACCGGTATATCGCGGGTATCCGGCCGCTCCTTGAAGCGCCGGCAGGTCTCGAGCCCCTCCAGCCTTGGCATCAGAACATTGAGCAGGATCAGGTCCGGGCGAACAGTTTCGAGCTGCTTCAGGGCACTCTCGCCGTTTTCGGCGACCGAGAGGTCGAAGCCTTGTGTGCTCAGTAGTTCGAATAGCGGTTGCAGCTTGGTCGGAGTATCGTCCACGACCAGAATCAGAGGCCTTTTCGCCGCCTTCTCCACCGCCGAGTTCATAGCTCCTCGATGAATCTTGGATAGCAAAAAATCAGGACGCCGTGGAGGTCGATCGGATCGGTTCGCGCTCTGGCATCGAACGATGTCAACGGTTCGTCGATGAGGCGCAATCGAGCCGAAGGCACCCTGTCCGCCGTTTTGCCAAATGGTGTGAGGGTCGATGCGGCACCGAGCCGGAAGACGGAATCGAATATCTCGAAAGCGTTGCGGGTTTCCTCGAGACGTCGCGTCGCCCCGGATGCTTCGAGAGGGATGGCCAAAAGGATCGGAATCGCTGTGCGCATGGCGATGCCACGGCGCTCATTCCTTATGACGCGCCAGACGACAATCGGCGTCTGAAGCACCCGGATCGCCAGTGGGTGTATGGTCTCTACCTTCTGACGATGGAAGCTGTAGCCATTCACCACATTGCCCGCTATCGACCACAGCAAGTGCAACAGGCGATTATGAAAATTCATGTCGCATCTCCATGCGTTGCGGTTCCGTTCGCCAAATCGCCTCAGCGTCCGGTTACACTCTGTCCTTTTGTATCACCGGGTTTCCGAAGACATCCGGCCACTATATCAAAAACGATTCAACCCAAGCATTTAGTACAATTCTGTACGAAATCCCGTGCCGAAGAGCCGGCGATAGCTTCGCTGAACCAGCTTGCCCGGCATGCGACATTCTCGAATCAGCAAGTGGCCGCTGCTTGGTCGAACGTGCACTCAAGGCCGGAAAGGCAAGCAAGTCCGCCGCATCGGCAGCCACTGTCCTCGGCTGGTGTGCCGGATTAACGGACATCCCGAACTGATCGGGCTTGCACGAAAAGGCCCTGCTGAGCCAGAATAACCCTTTGACACGCTCTGAATATTCACTCGTATCCGATCCGATCCATGAATCTCCGTCACTTTGCCATTCGTCGCATCGTCGCCCTGGTGGTCGTCGTGCAAGTGGTGGTGACGCGCGCACCCTCGTGGGTTGGTGGTGAGTAAATAAGATCTGATTCAACAACCCCCGACGGCGCAGGCCGACGGGGGTTTCTTTTTTGGGGCTCCGGGGCTACCGATTTCCGTTAGAGCGTTTGGCCGCGGCGACCGTTACAGTTCGGCAACTACAAACCTCGCAATAAGTCTCATTAGTTAGGCAAGTGCGGCTAAAAGCCGTGACCACGGTTTGATCATACCTACAGCGAGGACGTAGTATGAAATGCAATGACGGACAAAGGACAGGTCGGGTTTTTTCCCAAAAAGACGCTCTCGGGGCGGAGCCCCGGCGCAACTTGTCGAAGGGCTGGTTCGGTCTCGTGACCGGGTTCTGGGTGGCCTCGGTCTACGCCCAGCCGGCTTATACGCCCCATATCATCAACAATCCGACGCCTCGGGCCGAAGCGGGCTTTGGGACATCTGTGGCCAAGGTGGGCGACGTGAACGGAGACGGCAAGGCCGACTTCCTGGTCGGGGCTCCGGGTCATACCGCTGACGGCAATCCTCGTCAAGGCCGGGCATTTGTCTTGAGCGGAGCTGATAGGAGTCTTCTCTACCGGGTGAACCATCCGGAACCTCAAGCCAACGCGCACTTCGGTCAAGCCGTGGCCGGAACGGGCGATGTCAATGGCGATGATATTCCCGACCTCCTCGTAGGGGCTCCCGAGCAGACCGTAAAGGGTAACGATCGGCAGGGTCGGGCTTTCGTTTTCAGCGGTGCCGACGGGCGACTCCTTTACAGCCTAGATACTCCGACGCCCCAGAGCGACGCCGTATTCGGGTTTTCGGTGGCCGATGCGGGCGATGTCAACGGCGACAACATTCCCGACCTGCTGATAGGCGCACCGGGTCAAGACACGCCCGACATGTCCAAGCGTGGCCAGGCTTATGTTTTCAGCGGTGCCGATGGGCGTCCCATTCTGACGCTTAGATACCCGAAATTCGAGGGTAGTGGTTTCGGCCTATCCGTGGCCGGCGCGGGTGACGTCACCGGCGACGGCATTCCCGACTTTCTGGTGGGAATGCCCGGCCTAGGTCGGGTGGGTAGAGCCCTGGTTCTCAGCGGGGCCGATGGCAGCCTCGTTCATATTCTCAATGCAGAACAAGCGCCGGAGGAGAGGGCCTTTTTAGGCTCGGCGGTGGCAGGCGTCGGCGACGTGAACGGCGACGGCGTTCCCGATCTGTTGGTGGGAGCACCGTTTCTGCCAACAGGCGAGTACGGGAGCTTTATCTTCGGAGGCGGGGCATTCGTATTCAATGGAGCCACCGGTCAGCTTTTGTACCAGGTCGAAAACTCGGCCCCGGAGAACAATGCCGACTTCGGTTCTGCCGTAGCCGGATTGGATGACGTGAACGGAGACGGTATTCCCGATCTCCTGGTGGGTGCGCCGGGACGAGAAACCGATGATGCGCCCGAGGGTAAGGTCGTGATTGCGAGCGGGGCGGACGGCCGCGAGCTTCTGGTTCTTCGCAACCCAGGACGTCAAGCTCTTGCCCATTTTGGCCGATCCGTGGCAGGAATCGGGGATGTGAACGATGACGGTGTCCCCGACCTCGTAGTAGGAGTGCCTTTCCAAGATGCGCGGGGTAATCGTGACCAGGGCCGAGCGGTTCTTTTCCTCAGCCGCGCTTCGGCTTCCATTACTTGCCTCGGCGTACCCGCCACGATCGTCGGCACGCCGGGCAACGATATCTTGCGGGGAACACCGGGCGACGACGTGATCGTCGGCCTTGCCGGGAACGACGTGATCGATGGTCGGGGAGGGGACGATCGTATCTGCGGCGGCGACGGCAATGATGTCATCCAGGGCGGTGCCGGCAGCGACAGGGTCGACGGCGGCGCCGGAAACGATGTGATCAACATGGTGGACGGCGTTCGTGGTAACGACACGGTCAACGGCGGCAGCCACGTCAGCGGCGATGTTTGTGTGGCCGACCGAGGAGACACGGTACGCAACTGTAATCCGTGATCGAGTTTGCCGCTTGGCAGTCCCTGATGTTCGAGTTTGCCAGGTCGCAGTTGTTGACGGCGAGCGATTGCAACGGCTGGTTGAGGTTTCCTATAGAAGGTGCCTGTAGCTTGACTACGGGCACTTTCATTCGGGTATTCCGCGGGCACTCGGATAACGTTTTACGAAATGCTTGGATCGGATTTTGTAGCCCTTGGCTAGGTAAAAGCGGTGCGCTTCAAGGCGTCGGTCGCTGCTGGTCAATTCGACCCGGTCA
This region includes:
- a CDS encoding sigma-54-dependent Fis family transcriptional regulator, which produces MNSAVEKAAKRPLILVVDDTPTKLQPLFELLSTQGFDLSVAENGESALKQLETVRPDLILLNVLMPRLEGLETCRRFKERPDTRDIPVIFMSALTETVDKVKGFVLGAVDFVTKPFQQEEVLGRITTQLTLKRLEARLQENEMRLFSIIDNAMDAIVTFDEAGAIVLFNRAAERVFRCQSSDAIGGSCCRFLSDGLCQLLRQYMCVEDKAPVWVPPGHCAVRADGTSFPVEATFSYADVNGQGLYTVILRDVEERQRAEAEHQRLCGINLYLAEELRASQAAEDFVAQSPVMRRVVDRIQQVAPTDATVLILGETGTGKEVVARAVHALSRRRDKVLVKLNCAAIPKDLVESELFGHEKGAFTGAIERKLGRFELADQGTLFLDEIGELPLDLQAKLLRVLQEGEFERVGSTETRKVDVRVLAATNRDIAKRAKEGSFRPDLYYRLNVFPILLPPLRERRDDLPLLIRHFLRKYGEKYGKQIETIPARVMTSLQTYDWPGNIRELENVIERAVILSRGTELSLEQEFFKAENPEHTLRFETLEEAERAHIIKVLEATGWRVSGKGGAAELLGVKRSTLESRMKKLRITRRT
- a CDS encoding integrin alpha, which gives rise to MKCNDGQRTGRVFSQKDALGAEPRRNLSKGWFGLVTGFWVASVYAQPAYTPHIINNPTPRAEAGFGTSVAKVGDVNGDGKADFLVGAPGHTADGNPRQGRAFVLSGADRSLLYRVNHPEPQANAHFGQAVAGTGDVNGDDIPDLLVGAPEQTVKGNDRQGRAFVFSGADGRLLYSLDTPTPQSDAVFGFSVADAGDVNGDNIPDLLIGAPGQDTPDMSKRGQAYVFSGADGRPILTLRYPKFEGSGFGLSVAGAGDVTGDGIPDFLVGMPGLGRVGRALVLSGADGSLVHILNAEQAPEERAFLGSAVAGVGDVNGDGVPDLLVGAPFLPTGEYGSFIFGGGAFVFNGATGQLLYQVENSAPENNADFGSAVAGLDDVNGDGIPDLLVGAPGRETDDAPEGKVVIASGADGRELLVLRNPGRQALAHFGRSVAGIGDVNDDGVPDLVVGVPFQDARGNRDQGRAVLFLSRASASITCLGVPATIVGTPGNDILRGTPGDDVIVGLAGNDVIDGRGGDDRICGGDGNDVIQGGAGSDRVDGGAGNDVINMVDGVRGNDTVNGGSHVSGDVCVADRGDTVRNCNP